One Hyphomicrobium sp. CS1GBMeth3 DNA window includes the following coding sequences:
- a CDS encoding DUF2147 domain-containing protein gives MPFERQGLRSAALAAALLASGPAFAAGDPTGVWVNDTGRGAIEIKDCDGKLCGHVVWVKDTSDASGCGRQIIGDLASSGGGVWGGDNAWIYSPEKKKKYNVEVTPLEDGTLKVKGYAGISFLSKTMIWTKAPDDLTRCSTQEAATTPGSAPDSPTPAPGAGAEPSEPKAAQDTPKDSETNVAENGKKSVDIEGIAGDVFTRKDGKCKVDTPWVKLDFDCKGEE, from the coding sequence ATGCCGTTCGAGAGACAAGGTCTTCGTAGCGCCGCACTGGCAGCTGCGCTTCTGGCGTCGGGACCGGCATTTGCCGCCGGCGATCCGACCGGCGTGTGGGTGAACGACACTGGCCGCGGCGCCATCGAGATCAAGGACTGCGACGGCAAGCTCTGCGGCCACGTCGTCTGGGTCAAGGATACGAGCGATGCCAGTGGCTGCGGCCGCCAGATCATCGGCGACCTGGCTTCGTCCGGTGGCGGCGTCTGGGGCGGCGACAACGCCTGGATCTACAGCCCCGAGAAGAAAAAGAAGTACAACGTCGAGGTGACGCCGCTCGAAGACGGCACCTTGAAGGTCAAGGGCTATGCCGGCATCAGCTTCCTGTCCAAGACCATGATCTGGACCAAGGCACCGGACGATCTCACACGCTGCTCGACGCAGGAAGCCGCGACCACGCCTGGCTCTGCGCCGGACAGCCCGACACCGGCTCCTGGTGCAGGCGCTGAGCCCAGCGAACCGAAAGCCGCTCAGGACACGCCGAAGGACAGCGAGACCAACGTTGCCGAGAATGGCAAGAAGAGCGTCGATATCGAGGGCATTGCCGGCGACGTCTTCACCCGCAAGGACGGCAAGTGCAAAGTCGATACGCCGTGGGTGAAGCTCGACTTCGATTGCAAGGGCGAGGAGTAG
- a CDS encoding ATP-binding protein has translation MPLVRTLTDFANPFGPRKSESLSATIIRNIAIVLLLSLLLSALLTYWQAATKVETEVGAALSLAEKTVRKVVQEVAHDDDPRLALVRLVRVFDGNRHVRASLVEPEPIGARISSFSAPGEDLPEWFYNLIARPPTVIRIPLPEGIKSYGLIELEAEQRGEVGEVWDDFVRSMVTLAIFFALVSTLIYITVRRALAPLPTLSAAFERLGGGDYSVRVTESGPTELAKLCTGFNEMAGRLGQLERRNRELNEQLATVQEEERADLARDLHDEVSPFLFAVDVDATSIRQMADGTALEPAVVATRADAIREAVAHMKKHVKSILGRLRPAVHLELGLANAIETLVASWQLRNPDVSFDVDVTDRSCGQKLDAVIHGIVREAISNAFKHGNPTEIDVAVTRDEDDDVRVVVRDDGGGLEPASLSSGFGLVAMRERVTALGGTVDITNRDDKAGVSVDVRLPIRESYAAFDGSADAGDSA, from the coding sequence ATGCCTCTCGTGCGCACCCTCACTGACTTCGCCAACCCATTCGGACCGAGAAAATCCGAATCCTTGAGCGCGACCATCATCCGCAACATAGCCATCGTACTGCTGCTCAGCCTGCTGCTGAGCGCGCTTCTCACGTACTGGCAGGCGGCAACGAAGGTCGAGACAGAGGTCGGGGCGGCGCTGTCGCTCGCGGAAAAGACCGTCCGCAAGGTGGTGCAGGAGGTGGCGCACGACGACGATCCGCGCCTCGCGCTCGTGCGCCTCGTGCGCGTGTTCGATGGCAACCGCCACGTCAGGGCGTCACTGGTGGAGCCGGAACCGATCGGGGCGCGCATCTCGAGCTTTTCGGCACCGGGCGAGGATCTGCCCGAGTGGTTCTATAATCTCATCGCGCGTCCGCCGACGGTGATCCGCATCCCGCTGCCGGAGGGCATCAAATCCTACGGCCTGATCGAGCTCGAAGCCGAACAGCGCGGAGAGGTCGGCGAGGTGTGGGACGACTTCGTGCGCAGCATGGTGACGCTCGCCATCTTCTTCGCGCTGGTCTCGACGCTGATTTACATCACCGTGCGCCGGGCCCTCGCGCCGCTGCCGACGCTCTCGGCGGCCTTCGAGCGTCTCGGCGGCGGCGACTACTCGGTGCGCGTCACGGAAAGCGGACCGACAGAGCTTGCCAAGCTTTGCACCGGCTTCAACGAGATGGCCGGGCGCCTCGGGCAACTGGAGCGGCGCAACCGCGAGCTCAACGAGCAACTCGCGACCGTGCAGGAAGAAGAGCGCGCAGACCTCGCGCGCGACCTGCACGATGAGGTGAGCCCGTTCCTGTTCGCCGTCGATGTGGACGCGACGAGCATCCGCCAAATGGCGGACGGCACGGCTCTGGAGCCGGCCGTGGTCGCGACGCGCGCCGACGCGATCCGCGAAGCCGTGGCGCACATGAAAAAGCACGTGAAGTCGATCCTCGGGCGCTTGCGTCCCGCCGTGCACCTCGAGCTCGGGCTTGCCAACGCCATCGAGACGCTGGTCGCATCCTGGCAGCTGCGCAATCCCGACGTCAGCTTCGACGTGGATGTCACGGATCGCAGTTGCGGCCAGAAGCTCGACGCCGTGATCCACGGCATCGTGCGGGAAGCGATCAGCAACGCCTTCAAGCATGGAAACCCAACCGAGATCGACGTCGCGGTGACGCGTGACGAGGACGACGACGTGCGCGTCGTCGTGCGCGACGACGGCGGCGGCCTCGAGCCTGCGAGCCTGTCCAGCGGCTTCGGCCTCGTCGCCATGCGCGAGCGCGTGACGGCGCTCGGCGGGACGGTTGATATTACCAATCGGGATGATAAGGCAGGAGTGTCTGTG
- the proS gene encoding proline--tRNA ligase, whose protein sequence is MHLSRFFLPVLRETPKEAEIVSHQLMLRAGMIRQSAAGIYSWLPLGLRVLKKIEGIVRDEQNRAGAVELLMPTIQSADLWRESGRYEAYGKEMLRIQDRHERDVLYGPTAEEVITTIVRDSIKSYKELPKNLYNIQWKFRDEIRPRFGVMRGREFLMKDAYSFDLTKDDARAAYRRMFVAYLRTFARLGLRSVPMRADTGPIGGDLSHEFIILAETGESQVFCHKDLIEGEIPSPHTDFWGDLTPIFDTWTSLYAATEEKHDPARFESEVPEDKRVSARGIEVGHIFYFGTKYSEPMGCRVQGPDGQQVTLEMGSYGIGVSRLVGAIIEASHDDAGIVWPVPVAPFEVAVVNLKTGDAATDKAALDIKTRLEGAGIEVLYDDTDDRAGAKFATMDLIGIPYQIIVGPKGVKAGEIETKDRKTGARETLPTEAGIERIIYQVVDQRVLA, encoded by the coding sequence ATGCATCTTTCCCGCTTTTTTCTGCCGGTCCTGCGCGAGACGCCCAAGGAAGCCGAGATCGTCTCGCACCAGCTGATGCTGCGCGCCGGCATGATCCGCCAGTCAGCGGCGGGCATCTACTCTTGGCTGCCGCTCGGTTTGAGGGTCTTGAAGAAGATCGAGGGCATTGTCCGCGATGAGCAGAACCGGGCCGGTGCCGTCGAGCTCCTGATGCCGACCATCCAGTCCGCCGACCTCTGGCGCGAAAGCGGCCGCTACGAGGCCTACGGCAAGGAGATGCTGCGCATCCAGGATCGCCACGAACGCGACGTGCTGTACGGGCCGACCGCCGAGGAGGTCATCACCACCATCGTCCGCGACAGCATCAAGAGCTACAAGGAGCTGCCGAAGAACCTCTACAACATCCAGTGGAAGTTCCGCGACGAGATCCGCCCCCGCTTCGGCGTCATGCGCGGACGCGAGTTCCTGATGAAGGACGCCTATTCCTTCGACCTCACGAAGGACGACGCCCGCGCCGCCTACCGGCGCATGTTCGTCGCTTACCTGCGCACCTTCGCGCGCCTCGGACTGCGCTCCGTGCCCATGCGCGCCGATACCGGCCCCATTGGCGGCGATCTCTCACACGAATTCATCATCCTGGCCGAGACCGGCGAGAGCCAGGTCTTCTGCCACAAGGACCTGATCGAAGGAGAGATTCCGAGCCCGCATACCGATTTCTGGGGCGATCTGACCCCGATCTTCGACACCTGGACGTCGCTCTACGCCGCGACCGAAGAGAAGCACGACCCGGCGCGCTTCGAGAGCGAGGTGCCGGAGGACAAGCGCGTTTCCGCGCGCGGCATAGAGGTCGGCCACATTTTCTACTTCGGCACCAAATATTCGGAGCCTATGGGATGCCGGGTCCAGGGCCCGGACGGTCAGCAGGTCACGCTCGAGATGGGGTCTTACGGTATAGGCGTATCGCGGCTCGTCGGCGCCATCATCGAGGCGAGCCATGACGACGCCGGCATCGTTTGGCCGGTGCCGGTGGCGCCGTTCGAGGTCGCGGTGGTAAATCTCAAGACTGGCGATGCGGCGACCGACAAGGCGGCCCTCGATATCAAGACGCGTCTCGAGGGCGCCGGCATCGAGGTGCTATACGACGACACTGATGATCGCGCAGGCGCCAAGTTTGCGACCATGGATCTGATCGGCATACCCTACCAGATCATCGTCGGCCCCAAGGGCGTCAAGGCAGGCGAAATCGAGACCAAGGACCGCAAGACGGGCGCGCGCGAAACGCTGCCGACGGAAGCGGGGATTGAGCGCATAATTTATCAGGTCGTCGATCAGCGCGTGCTGGCCTGA
- the ubiB gene encoding 2-polyprenylphenol 6-hydroxylase: protein MANAITNIWRLSRAGIVLAQHGVRFVPKGQPVPLALKLARLATLPITLIAAPFNAGKPKTRRISSALAALGPSYIKLGQFLATRADVIGPELASDLSHLQDRMPPFSMAEARRAVEEALGGTLEDHFVEFGPPVAAASIAQVHKAMTVGRDGQRREVAVKILRPGVEKRFKRDLDSYFFAAQLIERVHAPSRRLKPVAVVENLARTTELEMDLRLEGAAISEMAENIGSADTTFRVPVVDWTRTAKRVLTTDWIDGIPISDHERLRAQGYDLKALGLVVLRSFLTHAMRDGFFHADMHQGNLFVDRQGRVTAVDFGIMGRLGHKERRFLAEILHGLITRDYKRAAEVHFWAGYVPPHHPVEVFAQALRAIGEPIHGRTADEISMADLLGQLFAYTEVFDMQTRPELILLQKSMVIVEGVARGLDPSLNMWTAAEPVAKEWVEANYGARGAVKKAGEGASTLARVLADVPDMLAEAERAFVGLSQMAREGIRLDPETVERLSSASSRRERLTRIATWIGALSLAALAAKYVGLI from the coding sequence ATGGCCAATGCAATCACCAACATCTGGCGGCTTTCGCGTGCGGGCATCGTGCTCGCGCAGCACGGGGTGCGCTTCGTGCCGAAAGGCCAGCCGGTGCCGCTGGCGCTCAAGCTCGCCAGGCTCGCGACGCTGCCGATCACGCTCATCGCGGCGCCGTTCAATGCCGGCAAGCCGAAGACGCGGCGGATATCGTCAGCTCTGGCGGCGCTCGGACCGTCCTATATCAAGCTCGGGCAGTTCCTGGCGACGCGCGCCGACGTGATCGGGCCGGAGCTGGCGAGCGACCTCAGCCACCTGCAGGACCGCATGCCGCCGTTCAGCATGGCGGAGGCGCGGCGGGCTGTCGAGGAGGCGCTCGGCGGCACGCTCGAAGACCATTTCGTCGAGTTCGGGCCGCCGGTGGCGGCGGCCTCCATCGCGCAGGTGCACAAGGCAATGACCGTTGGCCGCGACGGGCAGCGCCGTGAGGTGGCGGTCAAGATCCTGCGGCCCGGCGTCGAGAAGCGCTTCAAGCGCGACCTCGACAGCTATTTCTTCGCCGCGCAGCTCATCGAACGCGTGCACGCGCCGTCGCGGCGCTTGAAGCCGGTGGCCGTGGTCGAGAACCTCGCGCGCACGACCGAGCTCGAGATGGATCTCAGGCTCGAGGGCGCGGCGATCTCGGAGATGGCCGAGAACATCGGCAGCGCGGACACCACATTCCGCGTGCCTGTCGTCGACTGGACGCGCACCGCCAAGCGCGTGCTGACCACGGACTGGATCGACGGCATTCCGATCTCGGATCACGAGCGGCTACGCGCGCAGGGGTACGACCTCAAGGCGCTCGGGCTCGTCGTCCTCCGGAGCTTTCTCACGCACGCCATGCGTGACGGCTTCTTCCATGCCGACATGCACCAGGGCAACCTGTTCGTCGACCGGCAGGGGCGCGTCACCGCTGTCGACTTCGGTATCATGGGGCGGCTGGGGCACAAGGAGCGACGCTTCCTGGCCGAGATCCTGCACGGCCTGATCACGCGTGATTACAAACGCGCGGCGGAGGTGCACTTCTGGGCCGGATACGTGCCGCCTCATCATCCCGTCGAAGTGTTCGCGCAGGCGCTGCGCGCCATCGGCGAGCCGATCCATGGGCGGACGGCGGACGAGATCTCGATGGCCGATCTCCTCGGCCAGCTCTTCGCCTACACGGAAGTCTTCGACATGCAAACGCGGCCCGAGCTGATCCTGCTGCAGAAGAGCATGGTCATCGTCGAGGGCGTGGCGCGCGGCCTCGATCCGTCGCTCAACATGTGGACGGCGGCCGAGCCCGTCGCGAAAGAGTGGGTCGAAGCCAATTATGGCGCGCGGGGCGCGGTGAAGAAGGCGGGCGAGGGCGCGTCGACGCTGGCGCGCGTACTGGCGGACGTGCCGGATATGCTCGCGGAAGCCGAGCGGGCATTTGTGGGCCTTTCGCAGATGGCGCGCGAGGGGATCAGGCTGGATCCAGAAACCGTCGAGCGCCTTTCGAGCGCGTCGAGCCGGCGCGAGAGATTGACACGCATCGCAACCTGGATCGGCGCCCTGAGCCTCGCGGCGCTGGCTGCGAAGTATGTGGGCCTCATCTGA
- a CDS encoding ORF6N domain-containing protein: MAKKPLPPAKSSPSSSGKLEIYEFRGQQVVLDHEVAKLFGVATKRLNEQVARNQDKFLDDFAFRLTSEEFDDLKSRSVAASDQWGGTRYPPRVFTEHGVVMVATVLKSPRAIQATRFVVKTFVEARHQRLLSKRSKAGAAQRPPPLGLRSDLMSKINSALGHVLDAIVGSRSAVSARGEAKAIAAEGLKSIKDYLKTASIQNEKTLVEIRKIVAEAESIEVATAGKRAENRHRELALLAKKLRLVLQAQHHTETGSVEGLLQVLKDLEKP, encoded by the coding sequence ATGGCGAAGAAGCCCCTCCCCCCTGCTAAGTCATCTCCCTCCAGCTCCGGAAAGCTTGAGATCTATGAGTTCCGGGGGCAACAGGTTGTGCTCGATCACGAAGTCGCCAAGCTTTTCGGTGTCGCGACCAAGCGATTGAACGAGCAAGTCGCGAGGAACCAGGACAAGTTTCTCGATGATTTTGCGTTCCGCCTGACGAGCGAGGAATTCGACGACCTGAAATCACGATCGGTGGCCGCAAGCGATCAGTGGGGCGGCACGCGCTATCCGCCGCGCGTTTTCACGGAACATGGGGTCGTTATGGTGGCTACCGTGCTCAAGTCGCCGCGAGCAATCCAGGCGACGCGCTTCGTCGTGAAAACATTCGTCGAAGCCAGGCACCAGCGTCTCCTGAGCAAGCGGTCCAAGGCGGGCGCAGCCCAGCGTCCACCACCGCTCGGCCTCCGCAGCGACCTGATGAGCAAGATTAACTCCGCCCTCGGCCACGTCCTCGATGCGATCGTTGGCTCGCGCAGCGCAGTCAGCGCCAGGGGCGAGGCAAAGGCAATCGCGGCCGAGGGGCTCAAATCGATCAAGGACTATCTGAAGACGGCCAGCATTCAGAACGAAAAGACCCTCGTCGAAATCCGGAAGATCGTGGCTGAGGCGGAGAGCATCGAAGTTGCTACGGCGGGCAAGCGCGCCGAGAACCGGCACAGGGAGCTTGCTCTGCTCGCAAAAAAACTGCGCCTGGTCTTGCAAGCGCAGCACCATACCGAGACGGGCAGCGTCGAGGGCCTGCTGCAAGTCCTCAAGGATCTCGAGAAGCCATGA
- a CDS encoding formylglycine-generating enzyme family protein — MSANPSAADAATDGPQLQALLDRDPLAKDAVAERAARLGLALVTLRVGGDVDSRITGGGKPFADCAPADGCPLLVVVPASPTGFAIGSPETEADRGGDEILTEVTLRPFAIGTRPVTVAEYKACVATGGCKPPEWLEPDGRHHIETGSSRYYRNLGDAVTGADQPIVGVSHVDATAYARWLAEKTGHGYRLPSEAEWEFAARAGSKTAFWWGDTLPDDGVVRAACTGCGSQWDNKSPAPAGAFPANRWGLHNVHGNVWEWVADFYCEDYASGPKDGSPRFADDCPAVGDRPPARGVRSLRGGSSFFPPKAMRSAMRVRNVPDFRNFSVGFRVARDLGL; from the coding sequence GTGTCTGCAAATCCGAGCGCGGCGGACGCCGCGACGGATGGCCCGCAGCTGCAGGCGCTCCTCGATCGCGATCCGCTTGCCAAGGACGCCGTGGCCGAGCGTGCGGCCAGGTTGGGGTTGGCTCTCGTGACGCTGCGCGTCGGTGGGGACGTTGACTCTCGCATCACCGGCGGCGGGAAGCCTTTTGCAGATTGCGCCCCGGCAGATGGATGTCCGCTGTTGGTCGTAGTGCCGGCGTCGCCCACGGGATTTGCCATCGGATCACCCGAGACCGAAGCCGACCGCGGCGGCGATGAGATACTGACCGAGGTTACCCTGCGCCCGTTCGCGATCGGAACGCGGCCGGTGACGGTCGCCGAGTACAAAGCGTGTGTCGCGACAGGCGGATGCAAGCCGCCCGAGTGGCTCGAACCCGACGGTCGCCACCACATCGAGACCGGATCCAGCCGCTATTATCGCAACCTGGGCGATGCGGTGACCGGCGCCGATCAGCCGATCGTCGGCGTGAGCCATGTCGATGCCACCGCATATGCGCGCTGGCTCGCAGAAAAAACCGGGCACGGCTATCGCCTGCCCTCGGAAGCCGAATGGGAGTTCGCCGCGCGCGCCGGCAGCAAAACCGCCTTCTGGTGGGGCGACACGCTGCCGGACGACGGCGTCGTACGTGCGGCCTGCACGGGATGCGGCAGCCAATGGGACAACAAGTCTCCGGCGCCGGCCGGCGCGTTTCCCGCCAATCGCTGGGGTCTTCACAACGTGCACGGCAACGTGTGGGAGTGGGTCGCGGACTTCTATTGCGAAGACTATGCATCGGGCCCGAAAGACGGCTCGCCACGCTTCGCGGACGATTGCCCTGCCGTCGGCGATCGCCCGCCGGCGCGCGGTGTGCGGAGCCTGCGCGGGGGCTCGTCGTTCTTCCCGCCGAAAGCCATGCGGTCAGCCATGCGCGTGCGCAACGTTCCGGATTTCCGCAACTTTAGCGTCGGATTCCGCGTTGCCCGCGATCTCGGGCTTTGA
- a CDS encoding lipoprotein-releasing ABC transporter permease subunit: MAAGTDTKPFAPFEWLLASRYLRARRKEGFVSVIAAVSFLGIMLGVATLIIVMAVMNGFRKELFSKILGLNGHVVIYKIGEPFEDYDNMVAAALRAEGVVRAIPLIEGQVMVSSAVQALGAAVRGIREADLKALPLVANNIRYGTLDGFDEAGGLAIGMRLANMLRINVGDSLTIISPRGATTPFGTAPRSKTYPVTTIFELGMAEYDKTMIFMPLAEAQRYFSKNGEVDILEVIIANPEAVEAVSARIRGETGPTINVTDWRQRNETFFTVLEVERNVMFIILSLIVLVAALNIISGLMMLVKDKGRDIAVLRTMGASKGSVMRIFLITGASIGVLGTLAGLIIGVVFCAYIEEIRQFVAWMAGTTVFDPNVYYLTRLPADINPVETGSIVVMALVLSILATLYPSWRASRLDPVEALRYE, encoded by the coding sequence ATGGCAGCAGGCACTGATACCAAGCCGTTCGCGCCGTTTGAATGGCTCCTGGCCTCGCGCTACCTCCGAGCGCGGCGCAAGGAGGGTTTCGTCTCCGTCATCGCCGCCGTCTCGTTTCTCGGCATCATGCTTGGTGTCGCGACGCTGATCATTGTCATGGCCGTGATGAACGGCTTCCGCAAGGAGCTGTTCTCAAAGATCCTCGGCCTCAACGGGCATGTCGTCATCTACAAGATCGGCGAGCCGTTCGAGGATTACGACAACATGGTCGCGGCCGCCTTGCGCGCCGAAGGCGTCGTCCGCGCCATCCCGCTGATCGAGGGCCAGGTCATGGTCTCCTCCGCCGTGCAGGCGCTGGGGGCGGCCGTGCGTGGTATCCGCGAGGCCGACCTCAAGGCCTTGCCGCTGGTGGCTAACAATATCCGCTACGGCACGCTCGACGGCTTCGACGAAGCCGGCGGCCTCGCCATCGGCATGCGGCTCGCCAACATGCTGCGCATCAACGTCGGCGACTCGCTGACGATCATCTCCCCGCGCGGCGCCACGACGCCGTTCGGCACTGCGCCGCGATCAAAAACTTATCCGGTGACGACCATCTTCGAGCTTGGCATGGCCGAGTACGACAAGACGATGATCTTCATGCCGCTCGCGGAGGCGCAGCGCTACTTCTCGAAGAACGGCGAGGTCGACATCCTGGAGGTCATCATAGCCAACCCAGAGGCTGTGGAGGCGGTCTCGGCGCGAATACGCGGCGAGACCGGACCGACCATAAACGTCACCGATTGGCGACAACGAAACGAGACCTTCTTCACCGTACTCGAGGTCGAGCGCAACGTGATGTTCATCATCCTGTCGCTGATCGTGCTGGTCGCGGCCCTGAACATCATCTCCGGCCTCATGATGCTCGTGAAGGACAAGGGGCGCGATATCGCCGTCCTGCGCACCATGGGAGCCTCGAAAGGCTCGGTGATGCGCATCTTCCTCATAACCGGCGCATCCATCGGCGTGCTCGGCACCTTGGCCGGCCTGATCATCGGCGTCGTGTTCTGCGCCTACATCGAGGAGATCCGCCAGTTCGTCGCCTGGATGGCGGGCACCACGGTATTCGATCCGAACGTCTATTACCTGACCCGGCTCCCCGCTGACATAAACCCGGTGGAGACCGGCTCGATCGTGGTCATGGCGCTGGTGCTCTCGATATTGGCGACGCTTTATCCGTCTTGGCGCGCCTCCCGCCTCGATCCCGTCGAAGCCCTGCGCTACGAGTGA
- a CDS encoding ABC transporter ATP-binding protein, with translation MDVQHIPVLSLVGLERVFRQGAREIHVLAGAAVDVWAGQCVALVGPSGAGKSTLLHIAGLLETPDAGHVIIAGRDCTALDDQERTRVRRAEMGFIYQFHQLLPEFSALENVAIPQMILGRSRSEGEDRARKLLSSLGLADRVEHRPAELSGGEQQRTAICRALANRPRLILADEPTGNLDPRTSELVFQELIGLFRSEGVAALIATHNLELARRMDRVVVLDSGQLVEISPQAV, from the coding sequence ATGGATGTCCAGCATATTCCCGTTTTGAGCCTCGTGGGGCTAGAGCGCGTGTTCCGCCAGGGCGCGCGCGAAATCCACGTGCTCGCGGGTGCCGCCGTCGACGTCTGGGCGGGCCAGTGCGTGGCACTCGTCGGCCCCTCGGGCGCCGGCAAGTCGACGCTGCTGCACATCGCGGGGCTGCTCGAGACACCCGATGCCGGCCACGTCATCATCGCCGGACGTGACTGCACGGCGCTGGACGATCAGGAACGCACGCGCGTCCGCCGCGCAGAGATGGGCTTCATCTACCAGTTCCATCAGCTCCTGCCGGAGTTCTCGGCGCTGGAGAACGTTGCCATTCCGCAGATGATCCTCGGCCGCTCGCGCAGCGAGGGCGAGGATCGTGCGCGCAAGCTCCTGAGCTCGCTCGGGCTCGCGGACCGGGTCGAGCATCGCCCTGCGGAGTTGTCGGGCGGCGAGCAGCAGCGCACCGCAATCTGCCGCGCGCTCGCAAACCGCCCGCGTCTCATTCTTGCCGACGAGCCGACCGGAAACCTCGACCCGAGAACGTCGGAGCTGGTGTTTCAGGAGCTGATCGGTCTGTTCCGCAGCGAGGGCGTCGCAGCCCTGATCGCAACCCACAACCTCGAGTTGGCGCGGCGAATGGACCGCGTGGTTGTGCTCGATAGCGGCCAGTTGGTCGAAATTTCGCCGCAGGCGGTGTAA